Within the Phycisphaerae bacterium genome, the region CTGCTGCAGCCCACGACGATCATGGCCAGCCCCAGGACCACGTCGGTCGCTCGCCAGAACGCCAGGCGGCGAACGCTGGCGTAGAACTGAACATGCATCGGCTTGAGGATCGCAAAATCGAGTCGGCCGTCACGAATGTCCTCCATGATCATCCGCATGTTCGGGGCGATGAACAGGCCGATCATCCCCTGGATGGTCTTGAAGATGCCGATCAGAACCACCATCTGGGGAACGCTCCAGTTGTTGAACGACCTCACGTTGGAGAAGATGGCCCACAGGTTGAGCAGCTCCGCCGTAAACCCCAGCAGAGACATGACCAAGCTGGAAAAGAAGTCCGCTCGATAGGCGGCATCGTTCTGGATGCTCACCCGGGCGAAGAGACCGAGAATACGGAAGTAGTGGAGCATTCAGATGAAGGTCGAAACGTCGATACGTCGCATCCGATACACCCGAATCGTCGGCGCCCCACGCCAGCGCGCCTACTCTCCTACTCGATCGGAAGGCGCGGATCAAGTGAACAGGCCCGGTCGAGCGGGGCGAACCCAAGCATGGCCGATCCGGCCAGTAGCCGGCGCCCCACGGTCCAGAATCGCCTCCCGAGGCCGGCCTTCAGCTCGCCGGATCCGACTCCGGCCGTTGCGAGTCGGGCAAATCCTTCTGGGGATCTGCCACCTCCGCCAGCTCACCGGACAGGCGGCTCAGGCGGTCGTAGACCCCGCGGAGCGGCCGGAGAACCTCGCCGACCACGTTCTCGGCCAGCTCGCTTCGCAGGGC harbors:
- a CDS encoding ABC-2 family transporter protein — encoded protein: MLHYFRILGLFARVSIQNDAAYRADFFSSLVMSLLGFTAELLNLWAIFSNVRSFNNWSVPQMVVLIGIFKTIQGMIGLFIAPNMRMIMEDIRDGRLDFAILKPMHVQFYASVRRLAFWRATDVVLGLAMIVVGCSRLDLFPTVGMVSSFLVMLAAGMVIIYSFWLVLATCAFWFTRLSNIEMVFWNLFEAGRYPVDIFPFGIRFALTYVVPLAFLTTYPAAALTGRMEFNWLVATVVLAGISLFVSARFWQLGLRHYSGASA